In Elaeis guineensis isolate ETL-2024a chromosome 1, EG11, whole genome shotgun sequence, a genomic segment contains:
- the LOC105039721 gene encoding protein PLASTID TRANSCRIPTIONALLY ACTIVE 14, whose translation MLTGSHIRSIFGWLLRCCTCFKVSNALSQLDNVSPTTLPSLSTPMAFSSLSLRLTTPSVFSNQTVKNQENAFLLSANNNSISNPSLKGQRTPPVRALTSLPPSKLFEPPKVEESPSELEPADPDFYRIGYARSVRAYGIDFMEGPDGFGVYATRDVEPLRRARMIMEIPLELMLTISQKHPWMFFPDIIPIGHPIFDIINSTSPETDWDLRLACLLLYAFDVEGNFWQLYGDFLPSSEECTSLLHAQKEDLLELQDPLLASKMEGQQQRALEFWEKNWHSAAPLKIKRLARDPERFLWALSVAQSRALHMKIRVGALVQDANMLVPYADMLNHSFQPNCFLHWRFRDRMLEVMINAGQHVKKGDEMTINYVSGQKNDVFMGRYGFSSPMNPWDVINFSNNSKIHLDSFLSVFNISGLPEEFYHNGLLSSGEDHNFVDGAVIAAARTLPTWSDGDMPPIPSLERKAARELQEECHQMLAEFPTTSQEDQQILDSNPEASRTREAAVKYRLHRKLFLEKVIQALELYQDRILF comes from the exons ATGCTTACCGGTTCGCACATCCGGTCCATTTTCGGATGGCTTCTCCGTTGTTGTACTTGTTTTAAGGTCTCTAACGCTCTCTCCCAGCTGGATAACGTTTCCCCCACAACGCTCCCTTCTCTCTCGACCCCAATggctttttcctctctctccctccgtcTCACCACACCTTCCGTCTTCTCCAACCAAACT GTCAAGAATCAAGAGAATGCTTTCCTTCTATCAGCCAATAACAACAGCATCAGCAACCCTTCTCTCAAAGGGCAGAGAACTCCTCCTGTTAGAGCGTTGACATCTCTGCCTCCATCCAAACTGTTCGAGCCGCCAAAAGTTGAGGAGTCGCCTTCCGAG TTGGAGCCTGCCGACCCTGATTTTTATAGGATTGGGTACGCGCGGAGTGTTCGGGCCTACGGGATCGACTTCATGGAAGGGCCTGATGGATTTGGAGTGTACGCAACTCGAGATGTGGAGCCATTGCGCAGAGCTAGA atgaTTATGGAAATTCCATTGGAGTTGATGCTAACTATAAGTCAAAAACATCCTTGGATGTTTTTTCCTGATATCATACCAATAGGTCATCCTATATTCGATATTATCAACTCAACAAGTCCAGAG ACAGATTGGGATTTGAGACTAGCCTGCCTTCTTTTATATGCATTTGATGTGGAGGGCAACTTTTGGCAGCTGTATGGTGATTTTTTACCAAGTTCAGAAGAATGCACTAGCTTGCTTCATGCCCAGAAG GAAGACCTTTTGGAGCTGCAAGACCCACTTTTGGCTTCAAAGATGGAGGGACAGCAGCAACGGGCATTAGAATTTTGGGAAAAAAACTGG CATTCTGCCGCTCCTTTAAAAATAAAGCGCCTTGCCCGTGATCCTGAGAGATTTCTTTGGGCATTGAGTGTTGCTCAGTCACGTGCTCTTCACATGAAAATAAGGGTTGGAGCACTTGTACAAGATGCAAACATGCTGGTTCCTTATGCTG ATATGTTAAATCATTCCTTTCAGCCAAACTGTTTCCTCCATTGGCGTTTCAGGGATCGCATGCTTGAAGTGATGATAAATGCTGGACAGCATGTCAAGAAAGGAGATGAG ATGACAATTAATTATGTGAGTGGGCAGAAGAATGACGTGTTCATGGGAAGATATGGTTTTTCATCGCCAATG AATCCTTGGGATGTGATAAATTTCTCAAACAATTCAAAGATTCATTTGGATTCCTTCTTGTCAGTCTTCAACATCTCTGGCTTGCCAGAAGAATTCTATCACAATG GCCTCTTGTCCAGTGGAGAAGACCATAATTTTGTCGACGGAGCAGTCATAGCAGCAGCACGAACACTGCCCACATGGTCTGATGGAGATATGCCCCCTATCCCAAGCTTAGAAAGGAAAGCCGCACGGGAATTGCAAGAAGAATGTCACCAAATGCTTGCAGAATTTCCAACCACGTCTCAGGAGGATCAGCAAATCCTAG ATTCAAACCCAGAAGCTAGTAGAACACGGGAAGCTGCCGTCAA ATATCGGTTGCATCGGAAGTTATTCCTAGAAAAGGTCATCCAGGCATTAGAACTTTATCAGGACAGAATATTGTTTTAA
- the LOC105039722 gene encoding multiple RNA-binding domain-containing protein 1 isoform X3 encodes MSRICVKNLPNYVKEDRLREFFSQKGEVTDAKLMRTKDGKSRQFAFIGFRTEKEAEEALKYFNNTYMDTRKIMCEIAHKVGDPNIPRSWSRYSARKGGEDNKDSIGVEAKSSVIKDSKGLGSSTDVAKNSKEEENNDPKLQEFLQIMQPRVKSKLWANDTLDGTQLIEKDERAVEKEAQPPKSKRNESAKMKVQVIDGSNGENGVAHGTSSVHIQKGASEMSTEQSNEIAQSDVMTDMEYFKSRIKKNWSDSETDNEDSRSDEDSKSESDSESDDEKLFEPREVDAKGHTVQTDGSTPAGDSQVEVEKETSLEHSDGETDDKENPTSSLSDEKKQALDTGRLFIRNLPYTTTEDELMELFGRFGDISHVHIVVDKDTKRSKGIAYVLYTLPESAVRALEELDNSIFQGRLLHVMPAKPQNPSTQKLESDHATSKKTFKQQREEQRKASEASGDTRAWNSLFMRPDTVVENIARKHGINKSDLLDREADDLAVRIALGETHVIAETKKALSNAGVNLIVLEEYASKKTDSIKRSNHVILVKNLPYSSCEADLVNMFGKFGSLDKIILPPTRALALVIFLEAAEARAAFKGLAYKRYNVANCRDAPLYLEWAPAEILSPNPTSESEQQKHVVGEQNVKKVLLEQSVEGLPEEDIDPDRVESRSLFVKNLNFKTSDESLKKHFGDNMKNGSIRSGKVKKHIKNGKNVSMGFGFIEFDSVETATNVCKDLQGTVLDGHALILQLCHAKKDGQVLKKDEKDRSSTKLLVRNVAFEATEKDLRQLFSPFGQLRGQNVRTEVDAFFYPKKWMHPATESSYGQANAAAFQCVSVSPYILLLVIY; translated from the exons AT GTCTCGGATCTGCGTGAAGAATTTGCCCAACTACGTCAAAGAGGACCGCCTCCGGGAGTTTTTCTCACAGAAGGGGGAGGTCACCGATGCCAAGCTCATGCGCAccaa AGATGGGAAGAGTAGGCAGTTTGCTTTCATTGGGTTCCGAACTGAGAAGGAAGCTGAAGAGGCCCTCAAGTACTTCAACAACACCTACATGGATACTCGCAAGATCATGTGCGAG ATTGCTCATAAAGTTGGTGACCCAAATATACCTCGCTCATGGAGTCGTTATTCTGCAAGGAAAGGTGGTGAAGATAACAAAGATAGCATTGGTGTTGAAGCTAAAAGTTCAGTCATCAAAGATTCAAAGGGCCTAGGATCCTCAACCGATGTGGCCAAAAACTCCAAGGAGGAAGAAAATAATGATCCCAAACTTCAAGAGTTTCTTCAGATCATGCAGCCACGTGTTAAATCAAAGCTGTGGGCAAATGATACATTGGATGGTACCCaacttattgaaaaagatgaaagagctgtGGAAAAAGAAGCCCAGCCACCCAAGAGTAAAAGAAATGAATCAGCTAAAATGAAGGTTCAGGTCATTGATGGGAGCAATGGGGAAAATGGAGTAGCCCATGGGACTTCATCAGTTCACATCCAGAAAGGGGCTTCTGAAATGTCAACTGAACAATCAAATGAAATCGCACAATCTGATGTCATGACAGACATGGAATATTTTAAGAGTAGAATTAAGAAAAATTGGTCAGATTCCGAAACTGATAATGAGGATTCCAGAAGTGATGAAGATTCCAAAAGTGAATCAGATTCAGAATCTGATGATGAGAAATTGTTCGAACCGCGAGAGGTTGATGCAAAAGGTCATACTGTTCAAACAGATGGTAGCACCCCTGCTGGAGACAGCCAAGTTGAAGTAGAAAAGGAGACTTCTTTAGAACATTCTGATGGGGAAACTGATGATAAGGAGAACCCAACATCATCACTTAGTGATGAGAAAAAACAGGCATTGGACACCGGCCGTCTGTTTATCCGCAACCTTCCATATACAACAAC TGAAGATGAGTTGATGGAGCTCTTTGGTCGGTTTGGTGATATTTCACACGTCCACATTGTGGTTGACAAAGATACAAAACGATCCAAAGGCATTGCCTATGTACTGTACACACTACCAGAGTCTGCAGTCAG GGCATTAGAAGAATTAGATAACTCTATCTTCCAAGGCAGATTGCTACATGTTATGCCTGCAAAACCACAAAATCCATCTACTCAGAAGCTTGA GTCTGATCATGCAACTAGCAAAAAGACTTTCAAGCAGCAACGGGAGGAACAAAGAAAGGCATCTGAAGCTAGTGGTGATACACGAGCATGGAATAGTTTGTTCATGCGCCCAGACACG GTTGTTGAAAACATAGCTAGAAAACATGGCATCAATAAAAGTGATCTCCTCGATCGAGAAGCAGATGATCTCGCTGTACGTATTGCACTTGGGGAAACGCACGTGATAGCAGAGACCAAGAAAGCTCTATCTAATGCTGGAGTTAATCTTATTGTATTGGAAGAATATGCTTCTAAGAAGACTGACAGTATCAAAAGAAGCAACCATGTAATATTGGTTAAGAACTTACCTTACAGTTCTTGTGAAGCAGATCTTGTTAACATGTTTGGGAAATTTGGAAGTCTGGACAAAATAATTCTCCCACCGACCAGAGCATTGGCCTTG GTTATTTTTCTTGAAGCAGCTGAAGCTCGTGCTGCATTCAAGGGTTTAGCATACAAACGATACAA TGTTGCAAACTGTAGAGATGCTCCACTATATTTGGAATGGGCCCCTGCCGAGATTTTATCTCCTAACCCAACATCAGAGAGTGAGCAACAAAAACATGTAGTTGGTGAACAAAATGTTAAGAAGGTTTTACTGGAGCAAAGTGTGGAAGGTTTGCCAGAAGAAGATATAGATCCTGACAGAGTGGAG TCGCGATCATTGTTTGTGAAGAACCTGAATTTCAAGACATCTGATGAATCTTTGAAAAAACATTTTGGTGATAATATGAAGAATGGATCTATAAGAAGTGGAAAG GTGAAAAAGCACATTAAGAATGGGAAGAATGTCTCCATGGGTTTTGGTTTCATTGAATTTGATTCTGTGGAGACAGCAACCAATGTATGCAAGGATTTACAG GGAACTGTTCTGGATGGGCATGCTCTTATCTTGCAACTATGTCATGCCAAGAAAGATGGTCAAGTTCTAAAGAAGGATGAGAAAGACAGGAGTTCCACTAAACTGCTTGTGAGAAATGTGGCATTTGAGGCAACAGAAAAAGATTTAAGGCAGTTGTTTAGTCCATTTGGCCAG